One genomic window of Euleptes europaea isolate rEulEur1 chromosome 8, rEulEur1.hap1, whole genome shotgun sequence includes the following:
- the VCPIP1 gene encoding deubiquitinating protein VCPIP1 gives MSQPPQQHPPQQEQQPVAAPVSKKRDRRIFSGTCPDPKCQARLFFPAHGPLSSGSIECTDCGQRYEQRQLLGVEEVTDPDLVLHNLLRNALLGVSGAGPPRKNTEVIKVMGLSNYHCKLLSPILARYGMDKQTGKAKLLTEMNQGDVFDCSLLGDRAFLIEPEHVETVGYGKDRSGSLLYLHDTLEDIKKANNSQECFIPVHVDGDGHCLVHAISRALVGRELFWHALRENLKKHFIENLARYKALFHDFIDAVEWEDIISECDPSFIPPEGVPMGLRNIHIFGLANVLHRPIILLDSLSGMRSSGDYSATFLPGLIPEEKCMGKDGMLNKPICIAWSSSGRNHYIPLVGIKGATLPKLPMKLLPKAWGVPQDLIKKYIKLEEDGGCVIGGDRSLQDKYLMRLVAAMEEVFMDKHGIHPSLVADVHQYFYRRTGVIGVQPEDVTAAAKKAVIDNRLHKCLMCGALSEIHVPPEWLAPGGKLYNLAKSTHGQLRPDKNYSFPLNSLVCSYNPVKDVLVPDYSLSSLTACNWCPGTLVRRVRSDGSVVYLDGDRTNTRSVGGKCGCGFKHYWEGKEYDNLPEAFPITLEWGGRVVRESVYWFQYESDLSLNSNVYDVAMKLVTKHFPGEFGSEILVQKVVNTILHQTAKKNPDDYTPVNIDGAHARRVDDVQHGQDMESQLPTKIILTGQKTKTLHKEELNMSKTERTIQQNIAEQASVMQKRKTEKLKQAQKGPARTASPGVVPDGPSSAPATPTKTPYSPTSTKEKKIRITTNDGRQAMLTLKSTTTFLELQESIAKEFNIPPHLQCIRFGFPPKELLPPKEGQENEPVPLLHGDRITIEILKAKEDSSHSTVVHSSHAVKHDDAAVTSKISSKELQEQIDKEMYSLCLLATFMGEDVWSYAKGLPHLFQQGGVFYNIMKKTMGLADGKHCTFPHLPGKTFVYNAGEDRLELCVDAAGHFPVGADVEDLVKEALSQVRAEASSRSREASPSHGLLKLGSGGVVKKKSEQLHNVTAFQGKGHSLGTAAGSQQLHQRAAREIPLTRKQSTGTDFSPSSAKSEPSVNSELIRIAPGVGTMRDSRQLDPNLIEAQRKKLQEMVSSIQASMDRHLRDQNTEQSSSHDFSQRKLEVAGSSAKTRSPQTSLSESFSGGGGHLNAETDSNMSNAVEGTFPTRSKAQKGNSVEEPEEMDSQDAEITNTTEPMDHS, from the exons ATGTCTCAGCCGCCTCAGCAACATCCGCCTCAACAGGAGCAGCAGCCGGTAGCGGCGCCGGTGTCGAAAAAAAGGGACCGGCGGATCTTCTCGGGCACCTGCCCGGACCCCAAGTGCCAGGCGCGCTTGTTCTTCCCGGCGCACGGGCCTCTGAGCAGCGGGAGCATCGAGTGCACGGACTGCGGGCAGCGCTATGAGCAGCGGCAACTGCTGGGGGTGGAGGAGGTGACGGACCCGGACCTGGTGCTGCACAACCTGCTGCGGAACGCTCTGCTAGGGGTGAGCGGGGCGGGGCCTCCCCGGAAGAACACGGAGGTGATCAAAGTCATGGGCCTCTCCAACTACCACTGCAAGCTTCTGTCTCCCATCCTGGCACGGTATGGCATGGACAAGCAGACGGGCAAGGCCAAGCTCCTCACGGAGATGAACCAGGGGGACGTCTTCGACTGTTCTCTTCTTGGGGATCGTGCCTTCCTCATCGAGCCCGAGCATGTGGAGACTGTGGGCTATGGCAAAGATCGCTCCGGCAGCCTTCTCTACTTGCATGACACCCTTGAAGATATAAAGAAGGCCAACAACAGCCAGGAATGCTTCATCCCGGTCCATGTGGACGGCGATGGCCATTGCTTAGTCCATGCTATCTCCCGTGCGTTAGTGGGCAGGGAACTGTTCTGGCATGCGTTACGGGAGAACCTCAAGAAGCACTTCATAGAGAACCTTGCCCGCTACAAAGCCCTGTTTCATGACTTCATTGATGCAGTGGAGTGGGAAGACATCATCAGTGAGTGTGACCCTAGCTTCATTCCCCCAGAAGGTGTGCCAATGGGCCTTAGAAACATCCACATCTTTGGTCTAGCCAATGTGTTACATCGGCCTATTATTCTCTTGGATTCCCTAAGTGGAATGCGTAGCTCAGGAGACTACTCAGCGACGTTCCTTCCTGGATTGATACCAGAAGAAAAATGCATGGGGAAAGATGGCATGTTAAACAAACCGATCTGTATTGCTTGGAGTAGTTCTGGACGTAACCATTATATTCCTCTAGTTGGAATAAAAGGTGCTACTTTGCCTAAATTGCCTATGAAATTACTTCCTAAGGCTTGGGGGGTACCTCAGGATCTTATTAAAAAGTATATAAAACTGGAAGAGGATGGTGGCTGTGTAATAGGAGGAGATAGAAGTTTGCAAGACAAATACTTGATGAGACTCGTTGCTGCCATGGAGGAGGTCTTTATGGATAAGCATGGTATTCACCCAAGTTTAGTAGCTGATGTGCATCAATATTTCTACAGACGGACTGGTGTAATAGGAGTTCAGCCTGAAGATGTCACAGCGGCTGCTAAAAAGGCAGTGATAGACAACCGCCTTCACAAGTGTCTGATGTGTGGTGCCCTTTCAGAAATTCATGTTCCTCCAGAGTGGCTGGCTCCAGGAGGGAAGCTCTATAATCTGGCAAAAAGTACCCATGGGCAGCTAAGGCCTGATAAAAATTATAGCTTCCCCCTGAACAGTTTGGTGTGCTCCTATAATCCTGTGAAGGATGTTCTTGTACCAGACTACAGTTTGAGTAGCTTGACTGCTTGTAATTGGTGCCCTGGAACCTTGGTGCGTCGTGTCAGAAGTGATGGCTCTGTTGTTTATTTAGATGGGGACAGAACTAATACTAGATCTGTAGGTGGCAAATGTGGTTGTGGATTCAAGCATTATTGGGAAGGGAAAGAATATGACAATCTTCCTGAAGCTTTTCCTATTACTTTAGAGTGGGGTGGGAGAGTGGTAAGAGAGTCCGTGTACTGGTTCCAGTATGAAAGTGACCTGTCTCTAAACAGCAACGTGTATGATGTTGCAATGAAACTTGTTACCAAGCATTTTCCCGGAGAATTTGGTAGTGAGATTCTTGTTCAGAAAGTTGTCAATACAATTCTTCATCAAACAGCCAAAAAGAACCCTGATGATTATACGCCTGTAAATATTGATGGTGCTCACGCCCGAAGAGTTGATGATGTTCAACATGGACAAGACATGGAATCTCAGCTTCCAACCAAAATTATTCTTActggacaaaaaacaaaaacattgcaCAAAGAAGAGCTGAATATGAGTAAAACTGAAAGAACTATTCAGCAAAACATTGCAGAACAGGCTTCTGTAATGCAGAAACGAAAAACTGAAAAATTAAAACAGGCACAGAAAGGGCCAGCTAGAACTGCTTCCCCTGGTGTTGTTCCTGATGGGCCATCTTCGGCACCTGCTACACCAACCAAGACTCCTTATTCCCCAACATCTacgaaagaaaagaaaatacgcATAACAACGAACGATGGGCGGCAGGCAATGCTTACACTGAAGTCCACAACCACATTTTTAGAGTTACAAGAAAGCATAGCTAAAGAATTTAATATTCCTCCCCATTTGCAATGCATCCGCTTTGGTTTTCCTCCCAAAGAGCTGCTCCCACCCAAAGAAGGACAGGAAAATGAACCTGTTCCTTTGCTGCATGGTGACAGAATAACCATAGAGATCCTTAAAGCAAAGGAGGATAGTAGCCATTCTACTGTGGTGCACTCGTCCCATGCTGTGAAACATGATGATGCTGCAGTTACTAGTAAAATCTCTTCCAAGGAACTCCAAGAGCAAATTGATAAGGAAATGTACTCTCTGTGTCTTCTAGCAACATTTATGG GAGAAGATGTTTGGTCTTATGCAAAGGGCCTTCCTCACTTGTTCCAGCAGGGTGGTGTGTTCTACAATATAATGAAGAAAACAATGG GCCTGGCTGATGGTAAGCATTGTACTTTTCCACACTTGCCTGGTAAGACCTTTGTGTACAATGCTGGAGAAGATAGATTGGAACTTTGTGTGGATGCTGCTGGGCACTTTCCCGTGGGTGCTGATGTGGAAGACTTGGTTAAGGAGGCGCTGAGTCAAGTACGAGCAGAAGCTTCTTCAAGAAGCAGAGAAGCCAGTCCTTCACATGGGCTTCTAAAACTCGGTAGTGGTGGAGTAGTTAAAAAGAAGTCAGAGCAACTTCATAATGTAACTGCATTTCAAGGCAAAGGCCATTCTCTGGGAACTGCAGCTGGAAGCCAGCAGCTTCATCAAAGAGCAGCAAGGGAAATTCCACTTACAAGAAAACAAAGTACAGGCACAGACTTCAGTCCCAGTTCTGCTAAATCTGAGCCTTCTGTTAACAGTGAGCTTATACGGATAGCTCCTGGAGTAGGAACAATGAGAGACAGCAGGCAGCTTGACCCTAATTTGATTGAGGCACAGCGAAAAAAATTGCAGGAAATGGTTTCTTCAATTCAGGCTTCGATGGACAGGCACTTACGGGATCAGAACACAGAGCAATCATCATCACATGATTTCTCACAAAGGAAATTGGAGGTGGCAGGTTCTTCGGCTAAAACTAGAAGCCCTCAGACTAGTTTGTCTGAATCATTTTCAGGTGGCGGTGGACATCTGAACGCAGAAACGGATAGTAACATGTCAAATGCAGTGGAAGGAACATTTCCTACAAGATCAAAAGCGCAAAAGGGAAATTCTGTTGAAGAGCCTGAAGAAATGGATAGTCAAGATGCAGAAATCACTAATACAACTGAGCCAATGGATCATTCATGA